The stretch of DNA gctgtggctggtgctgaggtggtggctcttgtgtcagcaactggcacggcagatgacctcgggccttgtggcactctggcaaaggcatgagtggtagtcctgcctctcctctcctgcatgtcctcctggagctgctccactgcagactgaacttccgttaccttgacatccaagtcatagaacttctattctatgattctctctaggctctgctgattctgagtgagggtggccagactttgctcaatcctcagcgtggatgcaatcaagtaaccaagctgctcttgtttagtcttcaagaaatactcagatgcctcctcttgagtaggcatcttggcagctttctccttcctcgccttctccttcttcgcatatgcttgggcagatgatggctcgttctcagtcatgacaacttgattgtccttgaaatctggacggatgggcaggtgttccttgtccaatagatatatgcccgtgcccatcttggagttgatgagctcctgaatttgaggggcatatccgtagctcctcttctgatctgctgcagtcctcttgattgtttccactatgaggctcatcaccttgaacttctgaggcacatcaaacacatgtagcaagttgatagcatggcctctgatcatcttgtgatctccagacttgggcagtaaggtgtgccttagtatccaattgatcgtaggcagtcctgacagaaggtaatgcatagacccaaatttgaaggtgtcaagagcttcattgggaatttctttgtacatattggacatggagttatggtccatcttcttcttggcatagatatccaagtcatcatcttgctcctctggggcatttatgatctgtgcccactcaaccactgtagattggtaccttgtaccctcagacatccatgtgatcctcccatctggataaaagtgtgccgtggagtagaactgcatgataagctcctcgttccactttgtgagcttctgcccaacaaagtcagctactccacaagcattaaagctgtcatatactcctgggtagtgttcctccttctccctcatgtaggtccagtcaacccatctcatgtcacagacaattggcttcttatctagcaaaacagtctcatagaaatcctgctgctccttggtgtgaaacctgtagtccactgctgtccttctccttgaagtatacgggtctgcttctctccacttcctcagccctgaatctcttctgagcttcataccctcagccataggatgagcatcgttgtggtctcggatcttgggctttagctttctcaggacattctcttcctcttcttcaactacagtctcaggcactagggccttgttcttctcagctacaggaatgctccttgtatttctcttaggctttggctttggagctgacttggccttggaagcatctccccctgattttatggcatctcccattagcttgggtgccttgggcgctggtgcagctacctcttcttcctcttcttcttccatgatggaagcttttccaagtactctagccacagtcttcttcaccctttcctctcTTCTTGCCCTCGgctgcaactggctcttggggagtgggcttctcagttgaggctcttgcctttgacatgggctgcctgcctgctggccttttgattttcagacctggctcagtgccttgagctggctcaactctcttggaagtggcctcttcctctgccacatagtcctcatcttcgaaATCTGAAGTCCtattcttcctttgtctcgtggcagcctttggcaaattgctaggagtgctcctgctgccttcatcagatgaactggagggactagtgccctcactcatcaccacttgctgctctgacatattttggctatcactttgatcagacatgctgcaaactgactgctgaccctgtgaatagattatagatgagataaaaaagatgagcatcacaaaatgcagagatttttgcaaaagaatgatccaaaaacttagttttagtttcccactgaaatcatctcggatctaccgattctcaaactcggtgataccgaagcagttttggaacctaaactagtgaactcggtaggaccgagtcacagttcggtggcactgagactgctagggtttcactgagttcaaaaatcggtcacaccgataagtaattctcggtcagaccgagtctcacttgtgcaatggcaagagccaaatcggtgggaccgagtttttcaactcggtgggtccgacatggtttcggcggaaacctaaacctagaatttttgaatcaaacctaatctacgggcgttttgactagatagaagtttatcaaacatggctagaatcaatatgatcacaatgtgctaggaatcagattgaggaatagcacaaagatcaagtccataccctagttcggcggggacttgctacggcggcaacggcggggcagaattcccgttgacggtgacggagaccagcgactggaggctgctggcggcgagaagatgatccggagaccacgagggcagagcaggctatcgcacggcaatgtaagaagaacttttcttgcggagatcatcattgattgcttttaagaactcatgctcttgctcaagtttgagcttctcaaagcgtaatttctcatgagctcttaaaagttctcgatgatcttcgaagatggtttcatgagctaacttaagagtgtttagttctttagttagggcctcaatcttctccttatcattgtcattcgttttatcttgattagcatgtttaattgacatttcattatagtattcatcactagagttgtcaccaagcaaatcatcacctaacaagtcatcttcatcactattgaaatcaacatactcggcgtgtgttaccttaggacctttggccatgaagcatcttccaattccttcatttggtgagttaaatatgtcgtaggagttggttaacacaagtgctagaccggcaacaccttcatcttgagtatcttcggagccggagtaataacttctctcggagtggctgtcggagtcggagccggatacccattcaccaacatgagcttgatgtcttcgtcttgtgtagctccttgatgatttttccttcctttctgaatccttgcttctccgtgagtatcttcattcataacgatcatctctactcgttctctctcttggtggtgatcctttgcttcttctttttggagaatcttctcttctcttgtagggagccgtacactcattggaatagtgtccgggtcttccacaattgtagcagtttcgctctcgactagaagatcttttgtcattgtaggaccttgacttggagcttctatctttggttctactcttgtagaacttgttgaagttcttcaccattaagctcaattcttcagtgaagtcttgtttctcacttgatgatgtaggggattcacatgaggctttataagcaccacttgatttgttgtgaagttcctctttatccttaagtgacatctcatgagcaacaattcttccaatcacctccattggcttgagatctttgtaattgggcatcatttggatcaatgtgcacacggtatcatattttccatccaaggctcttagaaccttcttgatgatgaatctatcggtcatctcttcacttccaaagccggcaatctcatttgtgatgagagcaagcctagagtacatttcggcgacaccttcaccatccttcatcttgaacttgtcaagttgtctttgaagcacatccaacttggattccttgacagagtcggtaccttcgtgcatatcaatcaaagtgtcccaaatttcctttgcattctcaaggcggctgattttgttgaattcttcggggcacaatccgttgaagagaatatcacaagcttgagcattgtattgcgacatcttcaactcatccgcggtagcttcacggttcggttctctcccatcaaagaagtcaccttgcaaaccaacacacacaatagcccaaacggcggggttatgtccaagaatatgcattttcattttatgcttccaactagcaaaattagtaccatcaaagtaaggacctctacggtgataatttccctcgctagacgccatactctcctaggttgtgaaaccaaggctatgaccaccaaaagctatggagatcaaagcaaatggagaccaaagctctgataccagttgtaggatcaaaagtatgtctagaggggggtgattagactacttgaccaaataaaaacttaacattttcccaattttagttcttggcagattttagctaatttgggacaagtcaagcaatcatcacatgattcaagcaagcatgcaaagagtatattggcagcggaaagtaaagcatgcaacttgcaagaatgtaaagggaagggtttggagaattcaaacgcaattggagacacggatgtttttcccgtggttcggataggtggtgctatcctacatccacgttggtggagacttcaacccacgaagggtaacggttgcgcgagtccacacagggctccacccacgaagggtccacgaagaagcaaccacccacaaagggtccacgaagaagcaaccttgtctatcccaccatggccatcgcccacacaggacttgcctcaatagcggtagatcttcacgaagtaggcgatctccttgcccttacaaactccttggttcaactccacaatcttgtcggaggctcccaagtgacacctagccaatctaggagacaccactctccaagaagtaacaaatggtgtgtaggtaatgaactccttgctcttgtgcttcaagtgatagtctccccaacactcaactctctctcataggatttggatttggtggaaagaagatttgagtggaaagcaacttggaaaggctagagatcaagatttatatggtaggaatggaatgtcttggtctcaacacatgagtaggtggttctctctcagaacatatgagttggaatggtgtgtgtgttctgatggctctctcatcgaatgagacgaaggtggaggggtatatatagcctccacacaaaatccaaccgttacacagttttccaatctcggtgggaccaaatcaataaactcggtcggaccgaaaatgtaaacctagtgaccgttagtgattttcggtgggactgatatgcaactcggtaggaccgatatggttagggtttgggcataacgtaatctcggtgagaccgattacacaaactcggtgagaccgaatttggtaattagctaaccagagagttggtcaggcaaactcggtgggaccgatttgctctttcggtgagaccgagtggaactcggtgagaccgaaaagttacaaaggggaaacactgagtttacattgcaatctcggtgggaccgattcgctctttcggtgggaccgaaaagttacgaaagggaaacagagagtttgcaactccatctcggtgagaccgagatccctattggtaggaccgaattgctagggtttggcagtggctaatgacaagtgaaactcggtggcgccggataggaagaatcggtaggaccgagtttggcttaggttttaggtcatatgtggatatgggaaagtagttgagggttttggagcatatcactaagcacatgaagcaagaggctcattaagcaacacctcattcctccttgatagtattggcttttcctaaagactcaatgtgatcttggatcactaaaatataaaatgaagagtcttgagcttttgagcttgagccaatcctttgtccttagcattttgagggttccactttcacatccatgccatgccaatcattgagctttcctgaaataatcatcttggaatagcattagctcaatgagctatatgttgttatgaattaccaaaaccacctagggatagttgcactttcaggtgttttggctaaaattggggtgatcttttctgcaacccaaagttgtgatgtcatggttgatactctctgtgaacttgtaatacaagtatgttgattggggatttggttaaccctgacagtacttccatcaggttgcagtctagcagatatgtaccacttgcaaggcttcacactaccatcaaatcctccgcacctcgcataaaacttctttctatcagtccaaacagtcttggcatcaaactcatgtttcactgcataagtcttgaaacacattctaaactccttcatgcttgggaacaactttcctacttcaatgacagggttttctttgtcatacacatgcaccagctcatcatcatgtgcatcatctacCTCATCTGCAGCTTGTTCCATCAACTGTCCATCTACTTCTTCATCAGCATTAGCAGGCAAACTAGATTCACCCCTCTCCTGCTTATCTCTGTCATCGACTGGAATGCCAAAAAGTTTGGCCATCTCAATGTCAGGcattggtgcaatgaccaaatcagtaggctcatctaattcaactacattccaatcaatagttgctgcagtttcagtttcagtttcagttccaGTCACCGGTCCCTCTTCGGGTATTACTGTAAGTTCAGTACACATGGGAATCAATGGCCTCTGTGTagcccaatcatcatctaccatctgCGCAGCCAATTGTGATGGCACATATCCAACCTTCGAAAAAAATGTTCAGATCAACGAGCTCAGCAAAAAAATTAGCCCGTTTGCTTGTCCAGCCGTTTTGCCGATCAATTTTTTCAACAATCTGTTCACCATCTTCTATTCTCACATACTCTCCTTTCCAATCATCAAACcgcaacagtgatacttcttgctctgGACCCCAAACAATATTCTCGCCAATTTTTTCCACCCATTTCTTCACTGCCGTCTCTCCCATGTTCTGTAGAACTTGTGGATCAATCTCTGTAAACTCAACCTCCCATTTAACAATAGTGTCTCTCTCAATGTTCTGTATGCTACCATCAACTAATTTTGCCTTTGATGGAAAGAAATTGACTGTCAATTCGAAGGTCCGAGCGGCAGCATCCCCTCTGTCAGTGGAGGACAGTGTGAGCCCGTGAGAAAAAGCAGACGAGGCCACCCCCTAATTGCATGCAAAATTGGATCGGAGAGAGGCGCATTACCTATTCGAAGTTGAATCTGGCGGCTCCATCTCAATATGCCCACGGGCTCCCCTCACAACCTATCGATTCCGCAAGCGAAAACAGAGGAAACGAGCTGAGATCTACGGGCCGGAGAGAGGAACGGGAGGACGACTAGGGTTTGAATTCACTCACCATTTTCTGAGGACGAAGGCTCCGCCGCCGTTGAGAACGagggctccgccgccgccaccgagaacgcaagatccgccgccaccggagaAGAAGGGGGGCAGAGTGGCGGGCCCGGCACGGTCGGGCGGCAGGGCACGGTCAGCTATTTTGAGGAACAATTAAGTTGGACCCACATGTCCTAACATAAACGGGCGGGCTTGGTTGACGACCAATTTAACCACATTTAACAGCCATGTCGTGCGTGGGCTATTTGCCTGCTCAAAATTGTCGCACCACAGCCATTTGCTCGAACAACGTCGCACTCCTTCCAATTCACCTCAAAAacgtcgcacaggagctattggcccCCCTAAGCGTGCCCTTCCAACTTCTTATCATTGAATTCCTGCATGCTATTTGTTGGTTGGAAAAAGTATTTTTAAGGGAATAAAACGGATCGAGAAGCCAGTGTATGCATGGAAGAGTCATTGCAAGGGTGGCGTGGTGTGTGAATTTCTAGTTTTGTACCATAATTTTGTTCACAAAAAAGCAAAAATTTGCGTACATCTCAAATCTAAACAAAAATTTGAATGTCTATCCCTGCTACAAAGAAATGCACATATTACTAATCCACAATGGATATGTATTCTGTATTGATTTCAGATGTGAAGCGACTTATCGGCCGGCGTTTCTGCGACAAGTCAGTTCAAGGAGATCTCAAGACGTGGCCCTTCAAAGTTGTGTCAGGTCCCAGGGACCGGCCGATGATCGTGGTGCAGTACAAGGATGAGGAGAAGCAGTTTGAGGCCGAGGAGATCTTGGCAATGATTCTCAAAAATATGCGGGAGACCGCCGTGGCCTACCTCGGCACGGAGGTGAAGAATGCGGTCATTACCGTCCCAGTCTACTTCACCGATTCACAGCGCCAAGCTACCATTGACGCCGGCACCATTGCTGGCCTCAATGTCCTGCGCATTATCAATGAGCcctctgccgccgccgtcgcctatGGGTTCGGCAAGATGACCGACAGTGAGGAAGTTAAGACTGTGCTCGTGTTTGATCTTGGTGGTGGTACCTTGGACGTCTCTATTGTCAACATCGATCCCGGTGCAGACATCGACATGGCCGTCTTCAAGGTCATGGCTACGGCCGGTGACACCCACCTCGGTGGCGAGGATTTCAACAGCCTCATGATGAAACACTTCGTGCGGGAGTTTCTTAAGAAGTACAAGACGGATGGCATCAGGAAGAACCCAAAGGCGCTTCGACGTCTTAGGACGGCATGTGAGAAGGCCAAGAGGATGCTCTCCATCACGTCGCAGGCTACCGTTGAGATTGAGTCTCTCCACGACGGCATCGACTTCTACGGGGCCATCAGCCGCGCAAAGTTCGAGCAGCTCAACATGGACCTCTTCCGCAAGTGCATCGAACACGTCAAGAAATGCCTCGGTGATGCCGATATGGACAAGTCCCAGATCCACGACGTCGTGCTCGTGGGTGGCTCCACCCGGATCCCCAAAGTTCGACAGCTGCTCCGGGAGTTCTTCGATGGCAAAGAGCTCTGCACGAGTATCAACCCCGATGAGGCCGTCGCCTACGGTGCCGCTGTACAGGCCTCCATCCTTAGCGGCGACGACAATGAAGTGCGGGATGTACTCCTGCTTGAGGTCACACCGCTCTCACTTGGGGTGGAGACGGTAGGTCGTGTCATGAGCGTGCTGATACCCAGGAACAGCACCATCCCTGTCAAGAAGGAGGACATTTACTCGACCTGCTCCGACAACCAGACCAATGTACTCATCCAGGTGTACCAGGGCGAGGGCGAAGGAACCAAGGACAACATCCTCCTCGGCAAGTTCACTCTCGGTGGCATCCCCCGTGCGCCCAGGGGAAAGCCAAAGATCAACGTCACCTTTGAAATTGATGCAGACAGCATTCTTAAGGTAACGGCGGAAGACATGAGTACGCCAAACAAGAAGAACGTCACTATCACCACTGACAAGGGGCGGctgaccgcggaggagatcaagcgTATGGTGCGTGATGCCAACAGGTACAATTCAGAGGACAATGAGGAAACGGAGGAAAGCGAAGAACCTGGGTGCAACTTCCAGGTTCCGGGCTGAGAATATGGACTGTCCTCGTCGCCTACTTTATGTACTTTTTGTTTGCTTTTGGGACCATGGTTTAATCTGTTATATGTCGTCCTCCTCGCCTAGCTTATGTACTTCTGTGATTCAACAGACAATAAATTGTGCTAATTTGATCAAACATTCTTCTTTAGGAATCGGTATCATATGCAGCCAACCAGTCATAATGCCaaaaaaagagggggggggggggtaaagatTGGCAGCAATTTGCTTAATTAAAAAATGGTAAATGGTGTATATAATCTGTCACAAACCCAAAATTTAGGTATAAAAGTTGGAATTAATTTTTTTTCATTTAACTCTTAACTCCTACTTGTCACTTAATCACATATTACACAACATTgtgggcatgtttgcattaaggttGACCTTTAGTTTATACGTAATTGCATAATACAGAACATTTTAGTCATGTTTACACGAGGATTGACATTTATTTTGTACTTAATCGCATGATCCACAACATTTTAGGCATGTTTAAGTTTGACCTTTATTTTGTACGTAATCACATGATACACAACATTTTAGGCACGTTTACGTTAAGATTGACCTTTATTTTGTACTTCATCGCATAATATACAACATATTAGGCACCTTTACATTAAGATTGACTATTATTTTGTATATAATATTGAACTTTATTTTATTTATGAATACATGATTATTTTGCTAAGAAATAAAAAGGAGTTGCAAATATTGATTTACAAtaaatctaatgatattgatttaaAAAATAATCCATTTATACTTATAGAATTTTTTTAACGCAGTAGAGACGCAAGAGCTCATATATACGTGCATACCATCACCCCTTATGAACGCAcatacgcacaccctacccctatgggcatctccgagagactgaaccgacatatcatcttgagattttatgaaattTCCTACTAACCATCCAACCAGGTTCACTATTTTTATATAGTCAGGCATCGAGATGTACAATACACCAACCAAACTAACCCCAATCCAGAGAACAAGCCCTTGGCTCTATGAGTGGCATTGGCGGTGG from Triticum dicoccoides isolate Atlit2015 ecotype Zavitan chromosome 6A, WEW_v2.0, whole genome shotgun sequence encodes:
- the LOC119316036 gene encoding heat shock cognate 70 kDa protein-like, encoding MDMYSVLISDVKRLIGRRFCDKSVQGDLKTWPFKVVSGPRDRPMIVVQYKDEEKQFEAEEILAMILKNMRETAVAYLGTEVKNAVITVPVYFTDSQRQATIDAGTIAGLNVLRIINEPSAAAVAYGFGKMTDSEEVKTVLVFDLGGGTLDVSIVNIDPGADIDMAVFKVMATAGDTHLGGEDFNSLMMKHFVREFLKKYKTDGIRKNPKALRRLRTACEKAKRMLSITSQATVEIESLHDGIDFYGAISRAKFEQLNMDLFRKCIEHVKKCLGDADMDKSQIHDVVLVGGSTRIPKVRQLLREFFDGKELCTSINPDEAVAYGAAVQASILSGDDNEVRDVLLLEVTPLSLGVETVGRVMSVLIPRNSTIPVKKEDIYSTCSDNQTNVLIQVYQGEGEGTKDNILLGKFTLGGIPRAPRGKPKINVTFEIDADSILKKNVTITTDKGRLTAEEIKRMVRDANRYNSEDNEETEESEEPGCNFQVPG